Within Planctomycetota bacterium, the genomic segment CGGCCGGCGTGACGTACACCGTCAAGGAGATCTTCTATACCCTGCAGGGGGAGGGGATCCAGGCGGGGCGACCGGCGGTCTTCTGTCGGTTCTCGGGGTGTAATCTCTGGACGGGGCGCGAGGCGGATCGGGCGACGGCGACCTGCCGCTTCTGCGATACCGACTTCGTGGGGGTGGGGCCGGACGGCGGCAAGTTCGCGACGGCGGAGGCGTTGGCCGAGGCGGTCGCGTCGCGGTGGCCGACGGGAGCGGCCGGGGCCCAAGGGAAGCGCCTGGTGGTCTGCACCGGGGGGGAGCCCCTCCTCCAATTGGATGGGACAGCGGTGGCGGCCCTGCAGGCCAAGGGGTTCGAGGTCGCGGTCGAGACCAACGGGACCCAACCGGTGCCGGCGGGGATCGACTGGGTCTGTGTGAGCCCCAAGGCGGACGCCCCGCTGGTCGCGATCACCGGGGACGAGCTCAAGCTCGTCTTCCCACAGGCGGAGGCGATGCCGGAGCGGTTCGAGGGGCTCGGGTTCCGGCACTTCCTATTACAGCCGATGGACGGCCCCGACCTCGCGGCGAACACCGCGGCGGCGGTGGCCTACTGCTTGGCGCATCCGAAGTGGCGGCTCTCCATCCAGGGGCATAAAGTGGCAGGGATCAGGTGAGAGGGGTCAGGGGACAGGTTCCCTGACCCCTGTTCACCGTCACCTGGTTACTGCCCCCCTTCCCTACTCGTCAGGGTTCGGCTGACATCTCTCTACTATTGACGACGACCCCCTAGGTGTGGGATGTTAACTCGCGGTTCCCGGGCCTCCCGGGGGCCTTCATCACGTTCACCGAGGTCTTCTCTGTA encodes:
- the queE gene encoding 7-carboxy-7-deazaguanine synthase, with amino-acid sequence MTYTVKEIFYTLQGEGIQAGRPAVFCRFSGCNLWTGREADRATATCRFCDTDFVGVGPDGGKFATAEALAEAVASRWPTGAAGAQGKRLVVCTGGEPLLQLDGTAVAALQAKGFEVAVETNGTQPVPAGIDWVCVSPKADAPLVAITGDELKLVFPQAEAMPERFEGLGFRHFLLQPMDGPDLAANTAAAVAYCLAHPKWRLSIQGHKVAGIR